DNA from Terriglobales bacterium:
AGCGCCTGCGCCACCTGCGGCGCTCCCGTGGCCTGACGCTCGCCGAGCTCGGCCGGCGGGTCGGGCGGGCGCCGTCGGCGCTGTCGCTGCTGGAGAACGGGCGCCGGGAGCCGAAGCTGTCGCTGATCGAGTCCCTGGCCACGGCGCTGTCGGTGGCGCCGGGGGAGCTGCTGCGCCACCAGCCCCCGAGCCGCCGTGCGCAGCTGGAGATCATGCTGGAGGAGGCGCAGCGCGACCCGGTCTACTCCGATCTGGGCCTGCCCTACCTGAAGGTCGGCGCCCGGGTGCCCAGCGATGTGCTCGAGCATCTGGTGGCCCTCTACGCCGAGCTGCGCCGGCAGCGCACCCGGCCGACCGCCACCCCCGAGGAGGCGCGGGCGGCCAACGCGGAGCTGCGGGCGGCCATGCGGGAGCGCGGCAACTACTTCGCCGAGATCGAGCGGCTGGCGTCCGGCGCCCTGCAGGTGGTCGGCTACCACGGCGGGGCGCTGTCGCAGGGCACGCTGCTCGCCATCCTCGCCCACCACGGGTTCACGGTGAACTATGCCGAGGACCTGCCCCGGTCGGTGCGGTCCATCACCGACCTCCGGCAGCGGCGGATCCACCTCAAGCAGGAGGCGGTGGGCATGCACACGCCGCGGGCCATCCTGCTGCAGGCGCTCGGGCACTTCGTGCTCGGCCATGACATACCGCGTGACTTCGCCGACTTCCTGCGGCAGCGGGTCGAGGCCAACTA
Protein-coding regions in this window:
- a CDS encoding helix-turn-helix domain-containing protein; translation: RLRHLRRSRGLTLAELGRRVGRAPSALSLLENGRREPKLSLIESLATALSVAPGELLRHQPPSRRAQLEIMLEEAQRDPVYSDLGLPYLKVGARVPSDVLEHLVALYAELRRQRTRPTATPEEARAANAELRAAMRERGNYFAEIERLASGALQVVGYHGGALSQGTLLAILAHHGFTVNYAEDLPRSVRSITDLRQRRIHLKQEAVGMHTPRAILLQALGHFVLGHDIPRDFADFLRQRVEANYFAAAVLVPEQTAAGFLADAKQARDLSVEDLRDVFSVSYEMAAHRFTNLATHHLGLPCHFVKSDESGIIYKAYENDGLVLPADASGAIEGQRMCRRWAGRQIFASADRFSTRCQYSDTPSGTYWCTSHVDPGRDRGFAITLGTTYEHCRWFRGRDTDIRVSSRCPDGDCCQRPPAALAARWGGMAWPSARAHAHILSALPTGSFPGVDETDVYEFLDRHGRGEATDTA